From the Thermococcus sp. 18S1 genome, one window contains:
- a CDS encoding DNA-directed RNA polymerase subunit H, whose product MATKKEFDIFTHELVPEHRILSEEEKEELLRKYRIRISQLPQIKASDPAVVALGAKPGDILEIKRKSPTAGYYNYYRLVVED is encoded by the coding sequence GTGGCGACGAAAAAAGAGTTTGATATATTCACGCATGAGCTGGTTCCCGAGCACAGAATACTGAGCGAAGAGGAGAAGGAGGAGCTCCTCAGGAAGTACAGGATCAGAATCTCCCAGCTTCCGCAGATCAAGGCTTCAGACCCTGCTGTCGTGGCCCTTGGGGCAAAGCCGGGCGACATCCTTGAGATCAAAAGAAAAAGCCCGACGGCGGGTTACTACAACTACTACCGCCTTGTGGTGGAGGACTGA
- the gcvPB gene encoding aminomethyl-transferring glycine dehydrogenase subunit GcvPB: MFRQAKWSEPLIFELSRPGRVGYTMPAPIEDVAVEIPEKIKRKSPLNLPELSEPEVVKHYTRLSEMNYGVDSGIYPLGSCTMKYNPKINEEIAGHPGVAYIHPYQDERTIQGALKVMWELEQWLKEITGMDRFTLQPAAGANGEFTGVSIIRAYHLDNGEPQRNEMLVADSAHGTNPASAAMAGFKVIEIPSTEEGTMDLEALENAVGERTAGLMLTNPNTLGIFEDEILEIAKIVHKAGGLLYYDGANLNAVLGKIRPGDMGFDVVHLNLHKTFSTPHGGGGPGSGPVGVKDFLKDYLPVPLVGYDEENDRYYLDYNVPKSIGKVKELYGNFAVMVRALTYLKIMGRDGLREVSEIAVLNANYLTQKLKGTRGYELPHKELRKHEVVFSAEPMKKETGVKALDVAKRLLDFGMHAPTIYFPLIVHEALMIEPTETVSREELDAYIEALKRISEEAYTNPEVVKDAPHNTAVKRVDDVLAAKRPIITWRMYRELKEKEEVDI, translated from the coding sequence ATGTTCCGTCAGGCTAAGTGGAGCGAACCGCTCATCTTTGAGCTCTCAAGGCCGGGAAGGGTTGGCTACACGATGCCGGCCCCCATAGAGGACGTGGCGGTTGAAATTCCCGAGAAGATCAAGAGGAAAAGCCCGTTGAACCTTCCGGAGCTGAGCGAGCCGGAGGTTGTTAAGCACTACACCCGCCTCAGCGAGATGAACTACGGCGTCGATTCCGGCATCTACCCGCTCGGCTCGTGCACCATGAAGTACAATCCCAAGATAAACGAGGAGATAGCCGGGCATCCGGGAGTAGCTTATATCCACCCCTACCAGGACGAGAGGACCATTCAGGGAGCCCTAAAGGTAATGTGGGAGCTTGAGCAGTGGCTCAAGGAGATAACCGGTATGGACCGCTTCACCCTTCAGCCTGCTGCCGGAGCCAACGGTGAGTTCACGGGCGTTTCGATAATTCGCGCCTACCACCTCGACAACGGCGAACCGCAGAGGAACGAGATGCTGGTGGCCGATTCCGCCCACGGGACCAATCCCGCCTCCGCGGCGATGGCCGGCTTTAAGGTCATCGAAATTCCCTCGACCGAGGAGGGAACGATGGACCTGGAGGCCCTTGAGAACGCCGTCGGTGAAAGGACGGCAGGTTTAATGCTCACCAATCCCAACACCCTAGGCATCTTCGAGGACGAGATACTCGAGATAGCGAAGATAGTTCACAAGGCGGGTGGTCTGCTCTACTACGACGGCGCCAACCTCAACGCCGTCCTCGGAAAAATAAGGCCCGGAGATATGGGCTTCGACGTCGTCCACCTCAACCTCCACAAGACGTTCTCAACCCCGCACGGAGGTGGAGGCCCCGGCAGCGGACCGGTCGGCGTTAAGGACTTCCTCAAGGACTACCTGCCGGTTCCGCTCGTGGGCTACGATGAGGAGAACGACCGCTACTACCTCGACTACAACGTGCCGAAGAGCATAGGCAAAGTCAAGGAACTCTACGGCAACTTCGCGGTGATGGTCAGGGCCCTGACTTACCTCAAGATAATGGGCAGGGACGGTCTGAGGGAGGTCAGCGAGATAGCGGTTCTCAACGCCAACTACCTCACCCAGAAACTGAAGGGCACGCGCGGCTACGAGCTGCCCCACAAGGAGCTCAGGAAACACGAGGTGGTGTTCAGCGCAGAGCCCATGAAGAAGGAGACCGGGGTTAAAGCCCTGGACGTCGCTAAGAGGCTCCTCGACTTCGGAATGCACGCACCGACTATATACTTCCCGCTGATAGTCCACGAGGCACTCATGATAGAGCCCACCGAGACCGTCAGCAGGGAGGAGCTTGACGCGTACATCGAGGCCCTCAAACGCATCAGTGAGGAAGCCTACACCAACCCAGAGGTCGTCAAAGACGCCCCCCACAACACAGCGGTGAAGAGGGTGGACGACGTTCTGGCTGCAAAGAGGCCGATAATAACCTGGCGCATGTACAGGGAGCTGAAGGAGAAGGAAGAGGTCGATATTTGA
- the gcvPA gene encoding aminomethyl-transferring glycine dehydrogenase subunit GcvPA, whose protein sequence is MGRHYLPNLAHRDEMLKEIGFTSIEDLFSDVPKGMVQKFNLPEGKSEYEVFMELNEVLGQNRTALEMPSFLGAGTYFHYVPAHVKYLIERSEFLTAYTPYQPEVSQGMLQALFEYQSMIAELVGLPIVNSSMYDWGTAMAEAALMSARVTRKKKFVVPKALSPEKKAVLRTYTAGPGMEIIEVPWDERGQLDIEKLKETVEGAAGVYIEIPNFFGLLEENIAEIGEVAHEAGALFVVGVDPTILGIVEAPGELGADIVVGEAAYFGNPMNFGGPRAGIFAVRNDKKLIRQMPGRVIGMSRDADGKRAFVMTLQTREQHIRRAKATSNICSNEALVAVAAAIHLATLGPGGLRELGEVILKNTAYLKKRLSEVAEVPFDGVNFKDVLVRFERPYSEVHEMLLARNIHGGYYIGKHFPELGEGALFAATETTRKEWVDALIEALKEVA, encoded by the coding sequence ATGGGAAGGCACTACCTCCCGAACCTTGCGCACAGGGATGAAATGCTGAAAGAAATCGGGTTCACGTCGATCGAGGACCTCTTCTCCGACGTCCCGAAGGGCATGGTCCAGAAGTTCAACCTGCCCGAGGGAAAGAGCGAGTATGAGGTCTTCATGGAGCTTAACGAAGTCCTGGGTCAGAACAGGACCGCCCTTGAGATGCCCAGCTTCCTCGGGGCCGGGACGTACTTCCACTACGTTCCCGCGCACGTGAAGTACCTCATTGAAAGGAGCGAGTTCCTGACCGCTTACACACCATATCAGCCTGAGGTCAGCCAGGGCATGCTCCAGGCCCTCTTCGAGTACCAGAGCATGATAGCCGAGCTCGTGGGTCTCCCAATAGTCAATTCATCGATGTACGACTGGGGCACGGCGATGGCAGAGGCCGCGCTGATGAGCGCCCGCGTTACCAGAAAGAAGAAGTTCGTCGTCCCCAAGGCCCTGAGCCCCGAGAAGAAGGCCGTTCTCAGAACCTACACCGCGGGCCCGGGCATGGAGATAATCGAGGTGCCCTGGGACGAGAGGGGACAGCTCGACATCGAGAAGCTTAAAGAGACCGTTGAAGGTGCCGCAGGAGTCTACATCGAGATTCCCAACTTCTTCGGCCTCCTCGAGGAGAACATCGCGGAGATAGGAGAGGTAGCCCACGAGGCAGGGGCGCTCTTCGTAGTCGGTGTCGACCCAACGATCCTCGGCATAGTGGAGGCGCCGGGAGAGCTCGGGGCCGATATCGTCGTCGGCGAGGCGGCTTACTTCGGAAACCCGATGAACTTCGGAGGCCCGAGGGCGGGAATCTTTGCGGTCAGGAATGACAAAAAGCTCATCCGCCAGATGCCCGGAAGGGTCATCGGAATGAGCAGAGACGCGGACGGAAAGAGGGCCTTCGTGATGACACTCCAGACCAGGGAACAGCACATAAGGCGCGCGAAGGCGACCTCAAACATATGCTCAAACGAGGCCCTGGTGGCTGTTGCCGCGGCAATACACCTCGCAACCCTCGGCCCCGGCGGCCTCAGGGAGCTTGGAGAGGTCATCCTCAAGAACACCGCCTACCTCAAGAAGAGGCTCTCGGAGGTGGCGGAAGTTCCGTTCGATGGCGTGAACTTCAAGGACGTACTCGTCCGCTTCGAGAGACCCTACAGCGAGGTACACGAGATGCTCCTGGCAAGGAACATCCACGGCGGCTACTACATAGGGAAGCACTTCCCCGAGCTGGGTGAGGGGGCCCTCTTCGCCGCGACCGAGACGACGAGAAAGGAATGGGTCGATGCCCTCATAGAGGCCCTCAAGGAGGTGGCCTGA
- a CDS encoding phospholipase C, producing MKRAGAIVLVLIVLGGLGFVSAWPTDGPTLNNPMNVHQKLTYKAIQAVYKDNPTLGSILMQYQDQLLYGAYDEDWRGGSIDFNGKTYTLQSQYHFHDPMDHSELITVDLFGDRDSSGADMAQKLYEQAVQLWKQGNREEAMLYLGRAVHILEDMGMLVAHTTPALFEDLEQFSYIEDAHDFVENDISPTVADDILNDRVPLDLTPIKWWQIPQEKQRFIYGYDIYIADNENGHMSLANGVAWAYADLIAHNSWRYMLYSTGKDINLWSERGHLGSYFWTRTLKKGDWSLLKLEFKGASSITIVFKDIDMQNAYFKTLGYVEVYDKNWNLIARYAQDPNPLVDTSVTVPGDTVYIYTYVTGDDWLDDDVDGWAIRNIELHANFDVNAPSGFKTLDGRTYSKVQWAVYETMQYDIRAIAGLMEKFFEDVGVTG from the coding sequence ATGAAGAGGGCTGGAGCCATAGTTCTCGTCCTTATAGTCCTCGGCGGCCTGGGCTTCGTGAGCGCCTGGCCGACCGACGGGCCGACCCTCAACAACCCCATGAACGTCCACCAGAAGCTGACCTACAAGGCCATACAGGCGGTGTACAAGGACAACCCGACCCTTGGCTCGATACTCATGCAGTACCAGGACCAGCTCCTCTACGGAGCCTATGACGAGGACTGGCGCGGCGGTAGCATAGACTTCAACGGAAAGACCTACACCCTCCAGAGCCAGTACCACTTCCACGACCCGATGGATCACTCCGAGCTGATAACCGTGGACCTCTTCGGCGACCGCGACAGCTCCGGTGCCGACATGGCCCAGAAGCTCTACGAGCAGGCGGTTCAGCTCTGGAAGCAGGGCAACAGGGAGGAGGCCATGCTCTACCTCGGCAGGGCGGTTCACATACTCGAGGACATGGGCATGCTGGTTGCACACACCACCCCTGCGCTCTTCGAGGACCTTGAGCAGTTCAGCTACATAGAGGACGCCCACGACTTCGTTGAGAACGATATCTCCCCCACCGTCGCCGACGACATACTCAACGACCGCGTCCCCCTCGACCTCACACCGATAAAGTGGTGGCAGATTCCGCAGGAGAAGCAGAGGTTCATCTACGGCTACGACATCTACATAGCCGACAACGAGAACGGCCACATGAGCCTCGCCAACGGCGTCGCCTGGGCCTACGCCGACCTCATCGCCCACAACTCCTGGCGCTACATGCTATACTCCACCGGCAAGGACATCAACCTCTGGAGCGAGCGCGGCCACCTCGGAAGCTACTTCTGGACCAGGACCCTCAAGAAGGGCGACTGGAGCCTCCTCAAGCTCGAGTTCAAGGGCGCCAGCTCGATAACCATCGTCTTTAAGGACATCGACATGCAGAACGCCTACTTCAAGACCCTCGGCTACGTCGAGGTCTACGACAAGAACTGGAACCTCATAGCGAGGTACGCCCAGGACCCGAACCCGCTCGTCGACACCAGCGTCACTGTTCCGGGCGACACGGTCTACATATACACCTACGTCACCGGCGACGACTGGCTCGACGACGACGTGGACGGCTGGGCCATAAGGAACATCGAACTCCACGCCAACTTCGACGTGAACGCGCCGAGCGGCTTCAAGACCCTCGACGGCAGGACATACAGTAAGGTTCAGTGGGCGGTCTACGAGACCATGCAGTACGACATAAGGGCCATAGCCGGACTCATGGAGAAGTTCTTTGAGGACGTCGGCGTTACCGGCTGA
- a CDS encoding HAD family hydrolase → MIIAFDFDGTLADTYSCIEEAFQRALERRYRWLPGKAVWAKLLTKIELQFERPTFGKHKKKSKPPFFLRTKFFEAWFEERAELTKPIDDSIELLRKLREDGHVVLSFSAEDFIDGMKVRRLKRMGIYDLFDDVIVFGHDMTIDEAFRLVREKYGDDVFIWVDDKPWRFIGHGDENTEYVWYYFPFTAKFVEKNPEKLALIPHLHIIRDLWSIFDVIERVKQERGMI, encoded by the coding sequence ATGATAATCGCTTTCGACTTCGATGGAACTCTAGCGGACACGTACTCGTGCATCGAGGAGGCGTTTCAGCGTGCGCTCGAGAGGCGCTACCGATGGCTTCCAGGAAAGGCCGTCTGGGCGAAACTTCTGACTAAAATCGAGCTCCAGTTTGAGAGGCCCACCTTTGGAAAGCACAAGAAGAAAAGCAAGCCGCCATTCTTCCTCCGCACAAAGTTCTTTGAGGCTTGGTTCGAGGAGCGGGCCGAGCTTACGAAGCCCATCGACGACTCCATCGAACTGCTGAGGAAGCTCAGGGAGGACGGCCACGTGGTCCTTTCCTTCTCGGCGGAGGATTTCATCGATGGCATGAAGGTGCGGCGCCTGAAGCGGATGGGCATCTACGACCTCTTCGACGACGTCATCGTCTTTGGCCACGACATGACCATAGATGAGGCGTTCCGGCTTGTTCGCGAGAAGTACGGCGATGACGTCTTCATCTGGGTGGACGACAAGCCCTGGCGCTTCATCGGCCACGGCGACGAGAACACCGAGTACGTCTGGTACTACTTCCCCTTCACAGCGAAGTTCGTGGAGAAGAACCCCGAGAAGCTGGCTCTGATACCTCACCTCCACATCATAAGGGACCTGTGGAGCATATTCGACGTCATTGAGCGGGTAAAGCAGGAGAGGGGCATGATTTAA